The genomic interval CATAAGGAACCAGAGAGGACAAGAGTACCTGAAAAAGTCGTTTTTACACGAACCGAATGAATTGACAGATGCAGAATTACAGATCTTTGCGGATTTCGTCGTAGATTATAAACCCGATGTAATAGCATTCAGCCTGGTATCATCGAACTTCGAGCTTTATAAGAAAATATATAGCAAGATCCGCGGCCTAGGCGATTTTACCATTATAATAGGGGGCTGGCAGGCATCCCTCAACCCCGAGCATACCATACAATATTGCGATGCGTTATGTATCGGCGAGGGAGACGAAGCCATATCCGAGGTCGTTGACAACTTGTTCAACGGCCGGCCGATCGACCATTTGCAGAATTTATGGGTCAATAAAGGCGGGGCTACGGTCAAAAATGGCGTGCGGCCTCTGGTTAAGGACCTAAACAGCAATCCCGTGCCGGTTTTTGATGATGAGACCGTATATTCCGTCGAAGACGGCAGTTTGATCCCGGGAGAGCCTTTTGTGAATAATGTCCGGTACGGCATCATGGCCAGCAGGGGTTGCCCCTATAAATGCACATATTGCTCCAATGAATACATGGCAAACAAGGTTTATCACCGGGACTGGTCTAGGACCAGGCACAGGAGCGTCAGCCACGTGCTGTCGGAACTGTCCGAGATCAGGGCGAGATTCCCGAAAATAGAAAGGATAGATTTCCTGGATGAAGTTTTTATCCCGGACAAGGCATGGTTGGAGGAATTTTGCGGCAAGTATCCGAAAGAGATCGCCCTGCCTTTTTACTGTTTTTTCTATCCCGGGACATGCTCAAGGGAGACGGCAAAAGCGCTGAAGGGAGCCATGTTGAACGGGGTATGGCTCGGCGTACAATCGGGCTCCGAGAGGATAAGGAGGGATATCTTCAAAAGGTTTTACCCAAATGAAAAAGTCCTGAAACAGGCGGAAGTATTCAAGGAATACGGCATAAATGTGAAATACGACTTCATTTTCGATAACCCGTTCGAAACATTCGAAGACTCGCTTGAAAGCATCAAACTTATCCTGGAGCTGCCCCAGCCGTTCTACCTTAACCTGTTTTCTTTAAAATATTTTCCAAAGACCGAAATAACCAGTATGGCCCTGGAGCGCGGGTTCATCACAGAAGCCGATACAGATGATTTTTATAAACCGCCTGAAGGCGTGCAATATTATAAAGTAAATATCGACGGGAGGGACAACGACGTTTCTTTTATCAACCGTTTGGCAATGTATATCTCTTTCCTGGCCCTGGAAGAGAAAGTAAACAAGAAAGATATAAACGAAATGGTAGACCGGTATTATGATAGCAGGGATCTGGGTCCTGTGACAAAATTACTGAATCCCTACCTTACCGCCTAAAGATGGATAAGTCCGGAATAACGGGGAAGACTTACGGGTTTCTATGGACAAGGCCGGATGTCTTAAAGCCGGTAGAAAAATGGCATTTCGACAGGATGCAGGATGTAATAGATGAGCCGATAGTAAGGGGGGAGATCGGCATAGATGTGGGCTCAGGCTGCGGTTTTGACAGTTTTATCATGGCAAGGGACAACCCCTCTGTCCGGATAGTCAGCATGGATATTTCGGACGGGGTATTTACGGAAAAAAAGATCACAGCCGGGCTTAATAATATTGAGATTGTCAAGGGTTCCGCTTTGGAGATCCCTTTAAACGGCGGGATATTCGATTTCGCCTATTCATTCGGCGTTTTGCACCATACCCCGGAACCTAGAAAAGGCTTAGCCGAGATCGCGCGGATTTTAAAGAAAGGCGCGCCTATTTTCCTGTATCTCTATGAAGACCATTCCGAGAACTTTTTTAAATATATGGCCATCAAATTGATCGATCTTCTAAGGATGCTCACGACAAGGGTCCCCAAGAGGGTCCTTTATTTATTGTGTTATGCGTTTTCGCCGGTCATTTATTTATTTTTTACCGTCCCTTCAAAAATATTGGGAATGTTTAAAGCAACGGAAAAGATAGCCGAGAATGTCCCTTTTAATTTTGGAAAGGGGCCATTCTCGTTGAGGGGCGACCTTTACGATAGATTCGGCGCGCCCATCGAGCATAGGTTCGGCAGGTCTGAATTAACGGGTCTTTTGGAAGAAGCCGGGTTTACAAGGACAAAAATTTCGAGGATGAAGGATACGGCCGGTTGGGTCTGCTGGGGGCATAAGAGAAAATGATCAAAAACGAAAATATTATCTGCATATCCAGCATAGACTGGGATTTCATCTGGCAGGGGCATCAAGAGATAATGCTGACTTTGGCCAAGAACGGCAATAAGGTGTTTTTCATAGAGAACACCGGGGTGCGGATGCCGGGAGTAAGGGACATCTCGCGCATTAAAAAGAGGCTCAAGAACTGGTTCAGGGGAGTAAAAGGAGTGAGAAAGGAATCCGCGAATCTTTACATCCTTTCGCCGCTGGTCGTGCCTTTCCCGTATTTCAGGCCTGCCCGATGGATCAACAGGATAATGATCTTATCCGTCCTTAAAAAATGGATGAAGGCGCTAAATTTCACAAACCCCATAATCTGGGTTTTTCTGCCCACCGCCCTTACCCTCGATTTAGTAAAACAGATCGATAGTAAATTATTGATATACTATTGCCTCGATAACCTTAAGTTGGTCTCGTCTACGGCAAAAAAAGTTGAACAGTACGAGAAGAAGATAATTAAAATGAGCGACGTCGTATTCGTGACCGCAGACAAGCTCTATGAATATTGCGCTCAGTTTAACGATAAAGTTTACAAGTTCCCGTTCACCGTAAATATCGATAAATTCGATAGAAGTAAAATAGATACAACTTATGTGCCTGAAGATATGAGGGATATTAAACGGCCGATAATCGGTTTTTCGGGCGGGGTGAGGAAATGGGTAGATACGGAATTGATAAAATTCCTGGCTGATTCACATCCCGGGTATTCTTTTGTTTTTGTAGGGCCTTTGCAGATGGACGTGGGAGAGCTTGCGCGGCTCAAGAATGTCCATTTTTTGGGGCAGAAAAACCACGATGAGTTACCGAATTACGTGAATAATTTTGACGTCGCGGTCATCCCGTATCTCGTGAACGATTTTACGGAATGTATTTACCCGGCAAAGTTGAACGAATACCTGGCCCTCGGGAAAAGCGTTGTTTCCACCGACCTCCCCGAGCTGAGGTCTCTGGGGAAAAGAGACGGCGGGGTGATCTACATAGCGGCCAATAAAGAGGAGTTCAGCTCCTGCCTTGGTAAGGCCTTGAAGGAACAAGATGATAGCGTCGTAGGAAAAAGGGTTTCCTATGCCCGCGAAAACAGCTGGGAGAACCAGATAGAGCAGATGAGCTCCATAATAGAGAAAGCCATCGAGAAAAATATGCTTCAAAACGAAGCCAACTGGAAAGAGAGATTACTTATTTTTTATCATACGGCCGGAAGGCGCTTAGTGCGTTTTGCGGCGGCTTTAGCGGTCATTTATCTTTTGGTTTTTTGCACTCCTTTGATCTGGTTCCTGGCGGAGCCGCTCAAGATATCCGACACTCCCCGTAAGGCGGATGCGATAGTGGTATTTGCCGGAGGCGTAGGCGAATCCGGCAAAGTAGGACAGGGCTACCTGGAAAGGACCGAATACGCGGTAGAACTTTATAAGGCGGGATTCGCAAAAAATATCATTTTTTCGTCGGGATACATGTATATATTTAAAGAGCCGGTCATGATGAAAACCCTCGCCGTGTCGCTGGGAGTGCCGGAGGGATCGATCATCCTTGAAGACAAGGCGATGAGCACTTATCAACATGTCAGATTTTCAGAAGAGATGCTGAAAAGTAAAGGATGGAATAAGATCCTATTGGTGAGCTCCCCATATCATATGCGCCGTGTCTCATTGGTATTTGAAAAGACCGGCAAAGGGATAGAAGTGGCTTATACTCCGGTGAAGAAGAGCTCGTTTTATAAGCACAAAACCAGCAATATTTATGCCGGATGGAACTTGAAACAGATAAGCCTCGGGCAGATAGAAGGCATATTCCGCGAGTATCTGGCCATCGCTTATTATTGGTGGAAGGGCTATATTTAAAATAAGATGCCAAACAAAGGAGAAGGAAAATGAAGTTTATCGATGAGAAAGGGAAAATATTCGGCAGGATCAACCTAATTGATTTTCTGGTGATCCTGTTCTTGCTGGGCCTTACGCCGGTCTTTTATTTAGGGAATAAGGCATTGACGCATAAATGGGTGGTTAAGGATTACAAGAAAATCTCGATAAAGATCAAATGCGCCAGCGTCATGCCCGAATTAGCGGGTTTTTTCCGCGAAGGGGACTTAGTCAAGGATAACGACGGCAATACGATAGGGGTCTTAAAGAAGATCATCAGCAACGTACCTTCGGAGATCATCACTATAAACCAGTTCAACCTGAGGAACAACGATTATTTTTTGGTCCCGAACCCGAGCGGCAGGGATGTCGTGTGCTTATTTGACGTAAATTGCACGGAAGAGAGAGGGGTTATATTTTTTAACAATTACGCCGTGAAGATAGGGAATAGCGTTGTATTAAATACTGATAGTTATAATTTCCAGGGCGTGATAATAGATTTTGACCGTACGGCCTTAGCGGAGAAAAAAGGGGATAAATGAACCAAAAAGTGATAGAGGAAAGCAAGGTCGCGGCGTGGCTGGCCGGTTTCTGCGGTGAATCGCGGTCGACCATCGCGGGTTTAATTAAAAACAGCAAAACAGCAGGCTTGTTATCAAGGATTAAACAGGGATTTTTCAGTAAAGCGGCCAGATCGGCGTCTATTTTTATATTTACGGCGGTCACGGTGAATATTTTTTTGGATTTGGCGCTTCACAAGGAAATGAGTTTACC from Candidatus Omnitrophota bacterium carries:
- a CDS encoding class I SAM-dependent methyltransferase, encoding MDKSGITGKTYGFLWTRPDVLKPVEKWHFDRMQDVIDEPIVRGEIGIDVGSGCGFDSFIMARDNPSVRIVSMDISDGVFTEKKITAGLNNIEIVKGSALEIPLNGGIFDFAYSFGVLHHTPEPRKGLAEIARILKKGAPIFLYLYEDHSENFFKYMAIKLIDLLRMLTTRVPKRVLYLLCYAFSPVIYLFFTVPSKILGMFKATEKIAENVPFNFGKGPFSLRGDLYDRFGAPIEHRFGRSELTGLLEEAGFTRTKISRMKDTAGWVCWGHKRK
- a CDS encoding DUF4330 domain-containing protein → MKFIDEKGKIFGRINLIDFLVILFLLGLTPVFYLGNKALTHKWVVKDYKKISIKIKCASVMPELAGFFREGDLVKDNDGNTIGVLKKIISNVPSEIITINQFNLRNNDYFLVPNPSGRDVVCLFDVNCTEERGVIFFNNYAVKIGNSVVLNTDSYNFQGVIIDFDRTALAEKKGDK
- a CDS encoding radical SAM protein — its product is MKDKKQFRVLFASLFNDEALNIRLLHSIVYHKGYDARMVFIKKFPIRNQRGQEYLKKSFLHEPNELTDAELQIFADFVVDYKPDVIAFSLVSSNFELYKKIYSKIRGLGDFTIIIGGWQASLNPEHTIQYCDALCIGEGDEAISEVVDNLFNGRPIDHLQNLWVNKGGATVKNGVRPLVKDLNSNPVPVFDDETVYSVEDGSLIPGEPFVNNVRYGIMASRGCPYKCTYCSNEYMANKVYHRDWSRTRHRSVSHVLSELSEIRARFPKIERIDFLDEVFIPDKAWLEEFCGKYPKEIALPFYCFFYPGTCSRETAKALKGAMLNGVWLGVQSGSERIRRDIFKRFYPNEKVLKQAEVFKEYGINVKYDFIFDNPFETFEDSLESIKLILELPQPFYLNLFSLKYFPKTEITSMALERGFITEADTDDFYKPPEGVQYYKVNIDGRDNDVSFINRLAMYISFLALEEKVNKKDINEMVDRYYDSRDLGPVTKLLNPYLTA
- a CDS encoding ElyC/SanA/YdcF family protein, with the protein product MIKNENIICISSIDWDFIWQGHQEIMLTLAKNGNKVFFIENTGVRMPGVRDISRIKKRLKNWFRGVKGVRKESANLYILSPLVVPFPYFRPARWINRIMILSVLKKWMKALNFTNPIIWVFLPTALTLDLVKQIDSKLLIYYCLDNLKLVSSTAKKVEQYEKKIIKMSDVVFVTADKLYEYCAQFNDKVYKFPFTVNIDKFDRSKIDTTYVPEDMRDIKRPIIGFSGGVRKWVDTELIKFLADSHPGYSFVFVGPLQMDVGELARLKNVHFLGQKNHDELPNYVNNFDVAVIPYLVNDFTECIYPAKLNEYLALGKSVVSTDLPELRSLGKRDGGVIYIAANKEEFSSCLGKALKEQDDSVVGKRVSYARENSWENQIEQMSSIIEKAIEKNMLQNEANWKERLLIFYHTAGRRLVRFAAALAVIYLLVFCTPLIWFLAEPLKISDTPRKADAIVVFAGGVGESGKVGQGYLERTEYAVELYKAGFAKNIIFSSGYMYIFKEPVMMKTLAVSLGVPEGSIILEDKAMSTYQHVRFSEEMLKSKGWNKILLVSSPYHMRRVSLVFEKTGKGIEVAYTPVKKSSFYKHKTSNIYAGWNLKQISLGQIEGIFREYLAIAYYWWKGYI